A single region of the Sus scrofa isolate TJ Tabasco breed Duroc chromosome 16, Sscrofa11.1, whole genome shotgun sequence genome encodes:
- the KCNMB1 gene encoding calcium-activated potassium channel subunit beta-1 encodes MGKKLVMAQKRGETRALCLGVAMVVCAVIAYYILGTTVLPLYQKSVWTQESTCHLIETNIRDQEELEGKRVPQYPCLWVNVSSVGRWAVLYHTEDTRDQNQQCSYIPGSLDNYQTARADVEKVRAKFHEHQVFYCFSTTRENETSVLYQRLYGPQTLLFSLFWPTFLLTGGLLIIVMVKVNQSLSILAAQK; translated from the exons ATGGGGAAGAAGCTGGTGATGGCCCAGAAACGGGGAGAGACCCGAGCCCTCTGCCTGGGTGTTGCCATGGTGGTGTGTGCTGTCATCGCCTACTACATCCTGGGCACGACCGTGCTGCCCCTCTACCAGAAAAG CGTGTGGACCCAGGAATCCACCTGTCACCTGATTGAGACCAACATCAGGGACCAGGAGGAGCTGGAAGGCAAGAGGGTGCCCCAGTACCCGTGCCTGTGGGTCAACGTGTCATCCGTGGGCCGGTGGGCCGTGCTGTACCACACAGAGGACACTCGGGACCAGAACCAGCAG TGCTCCTACATCCCAGGCAGCCTGGACAACTACCAGACGGCCCGGGCCGACGTGGAGAAAGTTAGAGCCAAGTTCCACGAGCACCAGGTTTTCTACTGCTTCTCCACCACTCGGGAGAACGAGACCAGCGTCTTGTATCAGCGCCTCTACGGGCCCCAgaccctcctcttctccctcttctggCCCACCTTCCTGCTGACCGGCGGCCTCCTCATTATCGTCATGGTGAAGGTCAACCAGTCCCTCTCCATCCTGGCGGCCCAGAAGTAG